A window of the Archocentrus centrarchus isolate MPI-CPG fArcCen1 chromosome 17, fArcCen1, whole genome shotgun sequence genome harbors these coding sequences:
- the ly97.3 gene encoding CD59B glycoprotein, whose amino-acid sequence MKLLVLALSVALLFAAGEALNCHHCVPKKAGGTCELTVETCKPNKNGCAAANFLRAPHGHYQKCMDLESCEMLKMNAYIDIKCCSEDMCNTL is encoded by the exons ATGAAGCTGTTGGTCTTGGCTCTTTCTGTCGCCCTGTTATTTGCAGCTG GTGAAGCCCTAAACTGCCACCACTGTGTCCCAAAAAAGGCTGGAGGAACCTGTGAGCTCACTGTAGAAACATGTAAACCAAACAAGAATGGCTGCGCTGCAGCCAACTTCCTTAGAGCACCAC ATGGCCATTACCAGAAATGCATGGATCTGGAGAGCTGTGAAATGCTGAAGATGAACGCCTACATCGATATCAAGTGCTGTAGTGAAGACATGTGCAACACCTTGTAA
- the LOC115796424 gene encoding leucine-rich repeat-containing protein 30: MGGKQSRSLSNKELNDMSVSQRRKSAIRDDQPSLSSAAGRIRRHTRVHFGYSTLSLAMRGLNETPTELWQLRDLQKLNLSMNCLCSLPSSLGALDNLVILNLWGNNLSCLPPEIGLLKKLRVLFACRNRLSEVPEELGSCICLEVLSLANNQITGLPSSLAAMRNLTKLNLSHNRIAHIPTCVYSMKGLVFLHLACNRLETIADQIQDLVNLKILIVEGNSIHTLPKTLCFLESLELLNVDFNDLQSVPVEMYLLSKLRRLACHPLDKGLHIVHNPLLKPIQEVLQGGLSALYNYLKPT, encoded by the coding sequence ATGGGTGGGAAGCAATCCCGCAGTTTGTCCAACAAGGAGTTGAATGATATGAGTGTGAGTCAAAGGAGAAAGAGTGCAATTAGAGACGACCAGCCCAGCCTGTCCTCTGCTGCTGGGAGGATCCGCAGACACACTAGAGTGCACTTTGGTTACAGCACCCTAAGTCTAGCCATGCGAGGGCTAAACGAAACACCAACTGAACTATGGCAACTACGAGACCTTCAGAAGTTAAACTTGTCAATGAACTGCCTGTGCTCCTTGCCCTCTTCCTTGGGTGCCCTAGACAatctggtgattctaaatttgtGGGGGAACAACCTGTCCTGCCTTCCACCTGAGATTGGCCTTCTAAAGAAACTGCGTGTGCTCTTTGCCTGTCGCAACCGCCTGAGTGAGGTACCAGAGGAGCTGGGCTCCTGTATCTGTCTGGAGGTGCTCAGTCTGGCCAACAATCAGATCACAGGCCTGCCAAGCAGCTTGGCAGCCATGCGCAATCTGACTAAACTCAATCTCAGCCACAACCGCATTGCTCACATCCCCACCTGCGTCTACAGCATGAAGGGTCTGGTCTTCCTCCACCTCGCCTGCAACCGTCTGGAGACCATTGCAGACCAGATCCAGGACCTGGTTAATTTAAAAATCCTCATCGTGGAAGGAAACAGTATACACACATTACCTAAGACTCTGTGCTTCCTGGAGTCTTTAGAACTCCTAAATGTTGACTTCAATGACCTGCAAAGTGTGCCAGTGGAAATGTACCTATTGAGCAAGCTGAGGCGGCTGGCATGTCATCCACTTGATAAAGGACTCCATATTGTACATAACCCCCTTCTCAAACCTATCCAGGAGGTGCTACAAGGAGGACTCAGTGCCCTCTATAACTACCTCAAGCCCACATGA
- the LOC115795896 gene encoding GTP-binding protein Rheb, whose translation MPQPKSRKIAILGYRSVGKSSLTIQFVEGQFVDSYDPTIENTFTKMITINGQEYHLQLVDTAGQDEYSIFPQTYSIDINGYILVYSVTSNKSFEVVQVIHEKLLDMVGKVQVPIMLVGNKNDLHMERVISCEEGKALAESWNAAFMESSAKENQTAVEVFRRMILEAEKMDGGVQPGKTSCSMM comes from the exons ATGCCGCAGCCGAAATCACGAAAAATCGCCATCCTCGGGTACAGATCCGTAG gaaaGTCCTCCTTGACCATCCAGTTTGTGGAAGGCCAGTTTGTTGATTCTTATGACCCAACAATAGAAAACA CATTTACTAAAATGATCACAATAAATGGACAAGAGTACCATCTCCAGCTTGTAGACACAGCAGGGCAG GATGAATACTCAATCTTCCCACAGACTTACTCCATAGATATCAACGGTTACATACTGGTCTATTCAGTTACATCGAATAAAAG CTTTGAAGTTGTACAAGTTATCCATGAAAAACTATTGGACATGGTGGGAAAAGTTCA AGTTCCAATTATGCTCGTCGGAAACAAGAACGACCTACATATGGAGCG AGTAATCAGTTGTGAAGAGGGAAAAGCATTAGCTGAATCCTGGAATGCTGCCTTCATGGAGTCTTCAGCTAAAGAGAACCAG ACGGCCGTGGAGGTTTTTCGAAGGATGATCCTGGAGGCAGAAAAGATGGACGGCGGCGTGCAGCCGGGAAAAACGTCCTGCTCCATGATGTAG